A DNA window from Plasmodium brasilianum strain Bolivian I chromosome 12, whole genome shotgun sequence contains the following coding sequences:
- a CDS encoding hypothetical protein (conserved Plasmodium protein) yields MNSLNSLTVKQVLLILYSFFVHNMNIVYLKKINEHIINNIYNFKTNDLILIHLFYIYFENKYSYKKGDTHFYLNNYNVFLIRNKFKKDAKINSLNDISSVHREICKLANALIKYSSYLFYKRKQSLHLSQIAEILFLCHKYNNIHNNMHNNIYTEELLDHFVSVLDNSLQLIDISNVELALSEKEKNIKNKNALYDLTKFYTIIDCFYYISGIKKVCEFGHKKNKYFFNFCSFLKRNYKMLSNLDMHQLFLLLQVGGNVEGGENVENVERVVEVENVWTVGRGADNWDVEGDQVFQNFQNSRMKYAILKLIEEKLKQPSDESPQISTVVTCKYFNKCVDTLYSVYLYSNEKYILQNNKNSNVEEMHNEHFSHNSNTDNGHGEMGFENDDKRREEKGEGKYKENYICIDMSGGLHSRVLLNTNRYTTENMSANKHDNYYATDGSKINMKHNRVYKSHTVHLLAHVKFLDSINHYIKTKGTNSKRKYLPILLSSLENSINYKNMLIYFINSLDKTTDIDILLFYIISISTHINNIYVLSYLGYLYERIRIGQFSNSSSFTSDKIEVLLSSLYRLINNNNSYGTNLEVQKDFYKNNKEFFLLLYRNNLDVYEHIKGKLLNMNVIKIRNVQEFLFHYTYKYMIQNTFICLEKKLYYINDLTTINELLYYFLNINNYNMKYSSEISSDARKISILFFEKIFILNFLSIYKDAYNPFHNAVRKILVFISTDTNVDNNILLNYVMNIYFQSCISAFTNNIFTYITNILEDLFKDHFHLTYKNEQFVLFLNSNNLNFDSSKNDIINIMSKMIDYNFNIYIINFLILVYANVNFNKLFHRIKDYLYSYAI; encoded by the coding sequence atgaattcaTTAAATAGCCTCACCGTAAAACAGGTTttactaatattatatagCTTCTTTGTTCACAACATGAATAtcgtatatttaaaaaaaataaatgagcatattataaataatatatataatttcaaaacaaatgatttaatattaattcatttattttacatcTACTTTGAAAACAAATATAGTTACAAAAAAGGTGACACACATTTTTACCTTAACAATTacaatgtttttttaataagaaacaaatttaaaaaggatGCAAAAATTAACTCGTTGAATGATATTAGTAGCGTTCATCGTGAAATATGTAAACTTGCGAACGCGCTGATTAAATATAGCagctatttattttacaaacgAAAACAAAGTTTGCACTTAAGTCAAATAGCGgaaatactttttttgtgCCATAAGtacaataatatacataataatatgcataataatatatatactgaaGAATTACTTGATCATTTTGTTAGTGTCCTTGATAACTCTCTTCAATTAATAGATATATCTAATGTAGAATTAGCTTTaagtgaaaaagaaaaaaacataaaaaataaaaacgcCCTATATGACTTGACAAAATTTTACACAATCATTGACTGCTTTTACTACATATCAGGCATTAAAAAAGTCTGCGAGTTtggacataaaaaaaataaatatttctttaatttttgttcctTTCTTAAAAGGAATTATAAAATGCTGTCAAATTTAGACATGCACCAGTTGTTTCTGCTGCTGCAGGTAGGAGGAAATGTTGAGGGAGGAGAAAACGTGGAAAACGTTGAACGGGTTGTAGAGGTGGAAAATGTTTGGACTGTTGGAAGGGGTGCAGATAATTGGGATGTTGAAGGTGATCAAGTTTTCCAAAACTTTCAAAATAGTCGTATGAAATATGCTATTCTTAAGTTAATCGAAGAAAAATTGAAACAACCTAGTGACGAATCTCCACAAATTAGCACAGTTGTAACTTGCAAGTATTTTAATAAGTGCGTAGATACACTTTATtcagtatatttatatagtaaTGAAAAGTACATACTCCAGAACAATAAAAACAGTAATGTAGAAGAAATGCATAATGAGCATTTTTCTCATAATAGCAATACTGACAATGGGCATGGCGAAATGGGTTTTGAAAATGATGACAAAAGAAGGGAAGAAAAAGGggaaggaaaatataaagagaACTACATCTGCATCGATATGTCTGGAGGTCTACATTCCCGTGTGCTACTAAATACGAACAGGTACACAACGGAAAATATGAGTGCAAACAAACATGATAATTATTATGCCACCGATGggagcaaaataaatatgaaacaTAATAGAGTATATAAAAGTCATACTGTACATTTATTGGCgcatgtaaaatttttagatAGCATTAATCATTATATTAAAACGAAAGGTACTAACAGTAAAAGGAAATACCTACCAATACTTCTTTCAAGTTTAGAAAATtcaataaattacaaaaatatgttaatatattttattaatagtCTAGACAAAACAacagatatagatatattgtTATTCTATATTATATCAATAAGTACtcacataaataatatatatgtattatcaTATTTAGGTTATTTATATGAACGTATTAGAATAGGGCAATTCTCAAATTCTTCCAGTTTTACTTCAGATAAAATTGAAGTATTATTATCAAGTCTGTATAgacttataaataataacaatagttaTGGAACCAATCTGGAGGTACAAAaggatttttataaaaataacaaagaaTTTTTCTTACTACTATACAGAAATAACCTAGATGTGTATGAACACATTAAAGGTAAGTTACTAAATATGaatgtaattaaaattagaaatgtacaggaatttttatttcattatacttataaatatatgattcAAAATACTTTTATCTGTTTAGAGAAAAagttgtattatataaatgactTAACAACAATTAATGAgcttttgtattattttttaaacataaataattacaatatgAAGTATTCTTCCGAAATTAGCTCAGATGCGCGTAAAATttccattcttttttttgaaaaaatttttattttaaactttttaagcatatataaaGATGCATATAATCCGTTTCACAATGCAGTAAGGAAAATTTTGGTTTTCATCAGTACAGATACAAATgtagataataatatactcttaaattatgtaatgaatatatattttcagtCGTGCATTTCTGCTTTTACTaataacatatttacatacattaCAAATATTCTTGAAGACCTCTTCAAAGATCACTTtcatttaacatataaaaatgaacaatttGTGTTATTCCTAAATTCaaacaatttaaattttgaCTCATCTAAAAATGACATAATAAACATCATGAGCAAAATGATTGACTACAAttttaacatatacataattaatttCTTGATTTTAGTTTATGCTAACGtgaattttaataaattattccaTAGAATTAAGGATTATTTGTATTCTTACGcaatttaa
- a CDS encoding ATP-dependent RNA helicase DBP5, producing the protein MNLKEETVNTNKKEIEKKNDSAKDNELKEMMDKKKETSADDVNGDAENAKDEIKKEGQKEEQKKEQKEGKGDDSVMNMLLSYLQKNKDDPKVLQTMLNVMNGQGKNNLPTSAPNLGAYIKKEQQEEKEGGGGNEENKLSCDGSATSEKKDNIQVTKENKGMGEEKEKSKKSEGERGGSKLYYIFSRKKDKDDEKKNKTKNEKIKSNDVHVSVGENITANSTKENQSNITSNIGEDEKDKNSSKFGFGYFSSNKLSENASSSVTALDSKANDTNLESIENNRAVKKKHSELVEDNDDYEIENVEEKEPMEEEAISLIENMNIINNDKKKSDPLGIGSLNNISSSSNNNSNNYSNNNNNSNNYSNNNNNSNNYSNNYNSNNNNSSIYNSNNNSGGDNNDSGDFKLYHSKNTWEELKIDNELIQILTYLKFFGPSKIQAYALPIILNSNKNLIAQSQNGSGKTLTFVIAMLSKINRTLSCLQAVCICPTRELSQQNYDVVGNFTKYLNVKVFLAVPLCERYNKASGFQIYVGTPGKTLDFLKRKYIDTTNIKIFVLDEADDLIDIKNNMSSQVESIKRFLPKHTQILLFSATYNKDVRLFADQFAPRATKISVRQEDLTLKCVKQYYLITENDEQKYYYLSELYCSMTISQCVIFVNSKKAAYNLYQFMTDNNHNVTLICADSIISRFTKNQVQKANVLGMDPKTRDTLMSDFKKGISKVLICTDLLSRGIDVPSISLVINFDLPYIYQGRIEENSNPLSNQRVNMETYIHRIGRTGRFGTKGMAINFISKNQMTHIRQIEQFYKCIISDLEFDSELMITSLTKIKT; encoded by the coding sequence atgaatttaaaagaagaaactGTCAATACTAATAAGAAGGAAATTGAGAAAAAGAATGATAGTGCAAAAGACAacgaattaaaagaaatgatggacaaaaaaaaggaaacaagTGCAGATGATGTCAATGGGGATGCAGAAAATGCAAAggatgaaattaaaaaggaaggGCAGAAGGAGGAGCAGAAGAAAGAACAGAAAGAAGGGAAAGGTGATGATAGTGTTATGAATATGCTTTTAAGCTACctgcaaaaaaataaggatgaCCCAAAGGTCCTACAAACGATGCTAAATGTGATGAACGgacaaggaaaaaataatttgccTACAAGTGCCCCAAATCTAGgtgcatacataaaaaaagaacaacaaGAAGAGAAAGAGGGAGGAGGGggaaatgaagaaaataaattatcatGTGATGGAAGTGCGACGagtgaaaaaaaggataacaTCCAAGTAACCaaagaaaataaaggaatgggagaagaaaaagaaaaaagcaaaaaaagtGAAGGGGAGAGGGGGGGTAGCaaactatattatatatttagtagGAAAAAAGACAAGGATGATgaaaagaagaataaaacaaaaaacgaAAAGATCAAATCAAATGATGTACATGTTTCAGTTGGGGAAAATATTACAGCAAATTCTACAAAGGAAAATCAGTCAAACATAACTAGCAATATTGGTGAAGatgaaaaggataaaaatagTAGTAAGTTTGGTTTTGGCTACTTTAGctcaaataaattaagtGAAAATGCGTCTTCCTCTGTAACTGCTCTTGATAGTAAAGCTAATGATACAAACTTAGAAAgtattgaaaataatagagcagtaaaaaaaaaacacagtGAACTGGTGGAAGATAATGATGACTATGAAATTGAAAATGTAGAGGAAAAGGAACCAATGGAGGAGGAGGCCATATCgttaatagaaaatatgaacataataaataatgacaAGAAGAAAAGTGACCCATTAGGTATAGGAAGTTTGAACAACAtaagtagtagtagtaataataatagtaataattatagtaataataataataatagtaataattatagtaataataataataatagtaataattatagtaataattataacagtaataataataatagtagtatttataatagtaataataacagtggAGGTGACAACAACGACTCGGGGGATTTTAAACTGTATCATTCGAAAAACACATGGGAGGAACTAAAGATAGACAATgaattaatacaaatattaacctacttaaaattttttggcCCGTCAAAAATTCAAGCATATGCTTTGccaattattttaaatagtaacaaaaatttaatagcTCAATCACAAAACGGATCTGGAAAAACCCTCACATTTGTTATTGCTATGTTATCGAAAATTAATAGAACGTTATCATGTCTACAAGCAGTTTGTATATGTCCAACCAGAGAATTATCACAACAGAATTATGATGTTGTTGGTAATTTCACGAAATATTTGAATGTAAAAGTTTTCTTAGCTGTTCCATTATGTGAAAGATATAATAAGGCAAGTGgttttcaaatatatgtagGTACTCCTGGAAAAACATTagactttttaaaaagaaaatatattgatacaacaaatataaaaatatttgttttggATGAAGCAGATGATTTAattgatattaaaaataatatgtcaTCACAAGTAGAAAGTATCAAAAGATTTTTACCAAAACATACTCAAATCCTTTTATTCTCAGctacatataataaagatGTTCGTTTATTTGCGGACCAATTTGCTCCTAGAGCTACTAAAATAAGTGTAAGACAAGAAGATTTAACATTAAAATGTGTTAAgcaatattatttaattactgaaaatgatgaacagaaatattattatttgtcaGAATTATACTGTTCTATGACCATATCTCAGTgtgttatttttgttaattcaaaaaaagcagcttataatttatatcagTTTATGACAGATAATAATCATAACGTTACTTTAATTTGTGCTGATAGTATAATTAGTCGATTTACAAAAAACCAAGTACAAAAAGCTAATGTATTAGGAATGGATCCAAAGACAAGAGATACATTAATGTctgattttaaaaaaggaatttcCAAAGTTTTAATCTGTACAGATTTATTATCAAGAGGTATTGATGTGCCTTCCATAAGTTtagttattaattttgattTACCATATATTTATCAGGGAAGAATAGAAGAAAATTCAAATCCTTTATCTAACCAAAGAGTAAATATGGAAACCTACATTCACCGAATTGGTAGAACAGGAAGATTTGGAACAAAGGGTATGgccataaattttattagtaAAAATCAAATGACGCATATTCGTCAAATTGAACAGTTTTATAAGTGTATCATATCTGATTTGGAATTTGATTCAGAGCTCATGATAACATCCTTGACGAAAATTAAAACTTAA
- a CDS encoding GTP-binding protein yields the protein MFKILHQNLFHKNIYQIVSPFCHERSVRVFPFSSKACNNLKIEEDYFYVNPLRKLSCVGCGEFLQSTNERKTGFVPFNVYEKYSNGRLKFYTKVKGEEVSSVPDGIKVDVNNFYNFKVKTKIILCKRCYRLQHYKCADTKCEVDINRIENIIKCRKQLQDHMKNWEEKKVNNKDKENKGNTYNKHNIVDINNTHCINGLHSFNKLQDQHSVHSIKSASILEREDNNAEEYNEKRLKIPNGNPVNTLNDGKICKKEEDKAQNKGALVQILANNIKNLSFIKRKMIKSFDNHFKKKKQKQQYKQCKDIASISFENEDRLNCTNEIDFTNTEMRKKGNHILNIKCRKTEGISEGIMQEKIGNEKEARVAANMISSVTAGASAGIAADIAVDIASEVAPGEGEYYQDVSYNIDKRSINIYEKKDILKKRNDMKKLEVEKMEVSTAKYVEGDRNHIMNNLIKKMKRKSLVLYLIDITNIENTILPELYIGCKNKDINIIWLVNKVDCLPKSTNLEIVKIWFRNLVRQIKNSHINDLIFISALKFYNFDMLEERMKYYVDLEKGTDIYIVGCVNVGKSSFINSFLKYINYKHIGDIYNKRKKGGVTTSNIPYTTLNYNVFRLKKNINIIDTVGIPTKYQYSSILYRDIDLNSISINKLIQPFTYKLKDDSSVIIGSLCYVNLIYGNFALLTFYMSNRVTIHMCKTAKVENFLEKKKCSFLYPPHINADFDLLKPFVKHTVKVYGKDFESLDDIVISDLCWFSVTGRGVKILEIFAPKNIKIYRRPSMINDAVKHTQVDVFKYKSYRGRTAKVLKKKKKLIEDLDRLYPNRRQEIKNITLQGENAQLEGLKNFMYVGGADTGNAVSTSSSASTSSSASTSSSASTSSSASTSTSASIISDKLDIESIVHYL from the coding sequence ATGTTCAAAATATTGCACCAGAATCTGttccataaaaatatatatcaaatagtAAGTCCTTTTTGTCATGAAAGGAGTGTAAGGGTTTTTCCCTTTAGTAGCAAAGCgtgtaataatttaaaaatagaagagGACTATTTTTACGTTAATCCATTGAGAAAACTCAGCTGTGTCGGATGTGGAGAATTCCTACAATCAACGAATGAGAGGAAAACAGGTTTTGTTCCTTTTAAtgtttatgaaaaatatagtaatggaagattaaaattttacacaAAAGTAAAAGGTGAAGAAGTGAGTTCTGTACCAGATGGTATAAAAGTtgatgtaaataatttttataattttaaagtaaaaaccaaaattattttgtgcAAAAGATGCTATAGGTTACAACATTACAAATGTGCCGATACAAAATGTGAGGTAGATATTAACAGAAtcgaaaatattataaaatgtagGAAGCAACTGCAGGATCATATGAAGAACtgggaagaaaaaaaagttaataacaaggataaagaaaataaaggtAACACATATAACAAACATAATATAGTTGacataaataatacacaTTGTATAAATGGTTTACATAGCTTCAATAAATTGCAAGACCAACATAGTGTACATAGCATAAAATCAGCTAGCATATTAGAAAGAGAAGATAACAATGCAGaagaatataatgaaaaaaggcTTAAAATCCCAAATGGTAATCCTGTTAACACACTAAATGATGgcaaaatatgcaaaaaggAGGAAGACAAAGCTCAGAACAAGGGCGCACTTGTGCAAATACTtgcaaataatataaaaaatttatcttttattaaaaggaaaatgataaaatcTTTTGATAAtcattttaagaaaaaaaagcagaAACAACAATATAAACAATGTAAAGATATAGCTTCAATAAGTTTTGAAAATGAGGATAGGCTGAATTGTACAAATGAAATTGATTTTACTAATACGGAAATGCGCAAAAAAGGTAATCATATTTTGAACATAAAATGCAGGAAAACGGAAGGCATAAGTGAAGGAATCATGCAGGAAAAAATCGGCAACGAGAAAGAAGCAAGAGTAGCAGCAAATATGATATCAAGCGTAACCGCTGGTGCATCTGCTGGTATAGCTGCTGATATAGCAGTTGATATAGCCTCTGAAGTAGCCCCTGGAGAGGGGGAGTACTATCAGGACGTCTCGTACAATATCGACAAAAGAAGCATCaacatttatgaaaaaaaggacatactgaaaaaaagaaatgatatgaaaaaattagaagTCGAAAAGATGGAAGTGAGCACAGCCAAATATGTGGAAGGAGATCGAAATCatattatgaacaatttaattaaaaaaatgaaaagaaaatctTTAGtcttatatttaattgataTAACGAATATTGAAAATACTATACTCCCAGAACTTTATATAGGttgcaaaaataaagatataaatatcaTTTGGCTAGTAAATAAAGTAGATTGTTTACCGAAGTCAACGAATCTAGAAATAGTTAAAATATGGTTCCGTAATTTAGTaagacaaataaaaaattcacatataaatgatttaatatttatatcagcattaaaattttataattttgacATGTTAGAAGAACGCATGAAATACTATGTTGATTTGGAAAAAGgtacagatatatatatagtaggATGTGTAAATGTTGGTAAGTCTTCTTTCATTAATTCctttcttaaatatattaattataagcatataggagatatatacaacaaaagaaagaaagGTGGGGTTACAACTTCAAATATTCCATATACAACCttaaattataatgtatttcgattaaaaaaaaatataaatattattgacACAGTTGGTATACCCACCAAATATCAGTATTCCTCTATCTTATATAGAGATATTGATCTTAATAGTATAAGTATAAACAAACTCATTCAACCATTTACATACAAGTTAAAAGATGATTCGTCGGTAATTATAGGTTCTTTATGTTATGTCAATTTAATTTATGGTAATTTTGCCTTGTTAACATTTTATATGTCAAATAGAGTTACTATCCACATGTGTAAGACAGCAAAagttgaaaattttttagaaaaaaaaaaatgctctTTTCTTTATCCGCCTCATATAAATGCAgattttgatttattaaaaCCATTTGTTAAACATACAGTTAAGGTTTATGGAAAAGATTTTGAAAGTCTAGATGACATTGTTATTTCAGATCTATGTTGGTTTTCAGTAACTGGAAGAGGAGTAAAGATACTTGAAATATTCGCTccaaaaaatatcaaaatttaTAGGAGACCATCAATGATTAATGATGCAGTTAAACATACACAGGTAgatgtatttaaatataaatcgTATAGAGGCAGAACAGCTAaggttttaaaaaaaaagaaaaagttaaTCGAAGATTTGGATAGATTATATCCAAATAGAAGgcaagaaataaaaaacattactTTGCAGGGTGAAAATGCTCAACTAGAGGGTTTAAAAAACTTCATGTACGTAGGTGGTGCGGACACTGGGAATGCAGTTTCCACATCCTCCTCTGCTTCTACATCCTCCTCTGCTTCTACATCCTCCTCTGCTTCTACATCCTCCTCTGCTTCTACATCCACCTCTGCTTCCATCATCTCTGATAAACTTGACATAGAAAGCATTGTACATTATTTGTGA
- a CDS encoding WD repeat-containing protein — protein MKNTKYNQSNSNLHGRNKYELRCKKNGKNKNINEEESDEISDNLSDSSLSCASKYMTRGERKYGESACNLNNISNIGNNINNSNGNNSNGNNSNGNNSNGNNSSGNNSSGNNSSGNNSSGNNSSGNNSSGNNYVVRGERVNNQTQRENKDKGKNALTVDLNDNLLINNVFSKQSFVYDHYRKKDILLSLWWKNIVDLYSDILITNLYNNVSNIEILNMNNHSKDGYQYLNEGIVVFHNSKKRDNYKMSILRVITKEEVNKKNEQDFFYSSALKNNIIDDSFKKYYGKKYKHVPIIKRYNCMNIPYYATNSTILYCNKEMCNNGTNFVHDGNVIIANKSIKGKIYLYNIKKTIDRINKIEEDGMLDKELNDDDERGENENENENENEDKDDDTKFDVRQDKCEQGKRGYNLNKNYVRNNDASNEKDVKNKRIQVSEKYRKKLQQRKIYDGQLLLELVGHTKTGKGLFFKNNYLLSNGDDKNIFIYDINSNASNNTKSSSNSNSNSSNSNNNNHSSSSDNNNGKYSDDHENVCKIHPYISIKTNELYSNVRWLYDSLIIGSTYSGYFSLFDIRMKNKNTQNKFNHVSSSSSNSSNSRNVFSTSTSSSSNNVNIHSIHKKITKYEISDIDKYNSEDNNLICLSSLNNIFIFDIRFINNNLPYKIIHDNSYNNYSLNDCYFEPYQTSLQNGEYTNSTNVNYFYDHSYNNYYNEDFFNSDTFIHSLFWCNIEAFNYIGSLNNKGIINLFDVNKSKHHCVFTYGCKYIKLFKFNPFKINNFVSVDKNNILILFTLPDQIYKSDLDLYLKDNFKEE, from the coding sequence atgaaaaatacCAAGTATAACCAGTCTAATTCGAATTTACAtggaagaaataaatatgaattaagATGTAAGAAAAacgggaaaaataaaaacataaatgaagaagaatCTGATGAAATCTCCGACAATTTAAGCGATTCCTCCTTATCATGTGCATCTAAATATATGACTAGGGGAGAAAGAAAATATGGAGAGAGTGCTTGTaatttgaataatattagtaaCATAGGAAACAATATTAACAACAGCAATGGTAATAACAGCAAtggtaataatagcaatggtaataatagcaatGGCAATAACAGTAGTGGTAATAACAGCAGTGGTAATAACAGTAGTGGTAATAACAGCAGTGGTAATAACAGCAGTGGTAATAACAGCAGTGGTAATAATTATGTAGTAAGGGGTGAAAGGGTGAACAACCAAACTCAGAGAGAAAATAAAGACAAGGGTAAAAACGCACTGACAGTTGACCTAAACGATAACCTACTTATAAACAATGTGTTTTCTAAACAAAGCTTTGTATATGAtcattatagaaaaaaagatatattattgaGTTTATGGTGGAAAAATATTGTGGATTTATATTCAGATATATTAATAACgaatttgtataataatgttagtaacatagaaattttaaatatgaacaacCATTCAAAAGATGGTTATCAGTACCTTAATGAAGGAATCGTTGTTTTTCACAATtcgaaaaaaagagataattataaaatgagCATACTACGTGTAATAACTAAAGaagaagtaaataaaaaaaatgaacaagattttttttattcctctgctcttaaaaataatattatagatgattcttttaaaaaatattatgggAAGAAATATAAACACGTACCaattattaaaagatataattgTATGAATATACCATATTATGCTACTAATTCCACTATATTATATTGCAATAAAGAAATGTGCAATAATGGCACCAATTTTGTACACGATGGGAATGTTATTATAGCAAATAAATCCATAAAAGGtaagatatatttatataatattaagaaaacaatagatagaataaataaaatagaagaagATGGAATGTTAGataaagaattaaatgaTGATGACGAAAGAGGAGAAAACGAAaacgaaaatgaaaatgagaaTGAAGATAAAGATGACGATACGAAGTTCGATGTTAGACAAGACAAATGTGAACAAGGAAAAAGGggatataatttaaataaaaattatgtaagaAATAATGATGCATCGAATGAAAAGGATGTGAAGAATAAAAGAATTCAAGTGTCcgaaaaatatagaaaaaaattacaacaaaggaaaatatatgatgGACAATTATTACTAGAATTAGTAGGGCACACGAAAACAGGAAAAGggcttttttttaaaaataattatttactgAGTAACGGGGACGATAAaaacatattcatatatgatATTAACAGTAATGCTAGTAATAATACTAAGTcgagtagtaatagtaatagcaatagcagtaatagtaataataataatcatagtagtagtagtgataataataatggtaaaTATAGTGATGACCATGAAAATGTGTGTAAAATTCATCCATATATATCCATTAAAACGAATGAATTGTATAGCAATGTGAGATGGTTGTATGATTCGTTAATTATAGGGTCAACATATAGTggttatttttcattatttgatataaggatgaaaaataaaaatacacaaaataaGTTCAATCATGtgagcagtagtagtagtaatagtagtaacagCAGAAATGTATTTTCAACAAGTACTTcaagtagtagtaataatgtGAATATTCACTCAATTCATAagaaaataacgaaatatgaaatatccgacattgataaatataacaGTGAAGATAATAATTTGATTTGTTTaagttcattaaataatatttttatatttgatataCGCTTTATAAACAATAACTTaccatataaaattatacatgaTAATTcgtataataattatagttTAAATGATTGTTATTTTGAGCCCTATCAGACATCCTTACAAAATGGAGAATATACTAACAGTACAAATGTGAATTACTTTTATGATCATTCAtacaataattattacaatGAAGATTTTTTCAATTCAGATACTTTTATTCATTCCCTCTTTTGGTGTAATATTGAAGCCTTTAATTATATTGgctcattaaataataaaggaataattaatttatttgatgTAAATAAAAGCAAACATCACTGTGTCTTTACCTATGGATgcaaatacataaaattgttCAAGTTTAAcccttttaaaattaataattttgtttcggttgataaaaataatatcctTATACTTTTTACACTACCAGACCAGATATACAAAAGCGATTTGGACTTGTACCTTAAAGACAATTTTAAGGAAGAGTAG
- a CDS encoding OPA3-like protein produces MIPFFKIGIVLIRQVSKPISGYIKKKAIDNKKFKSICIYCGKKYYFFEQYIQKKFYNSNATNVNYSSYISENKSVNVGSEILGETIIFLVAALIIVAEYKRNSMKEAKKELILNHKLETLNIQVKELQRENDEIMKIVLPNKKNVRNNRSFDVSNTNFFKDIFNKILSKSNETTNNEKERNYSDVPEEKEK; encoded by the coding sequence atgattcctttttttaaaataggaATTGTTTTAATAAGACAAGTAAGTAAACCAATATCaggttatataaaaaaaaaagctatagataataaaaaatttaaaagcatatgtatatattgtggaaaaaaatactatttcTTCGAAcaatacatacaaaaaaaattttataattcgaATGCAACCAATGTCAATTACAGTTCTTATATAAGTGAAAACAAGTCAGTTAATGTAGGTAGTGAAATTCTTGGAGAAACTATTATCTTTTTAGTAGCTGCATTAATTATTGTAGCTGAGTATAAAAGAAACAGCATgaaagaagcaaaaaaagaattaatactAAATCATAAGTTAGAAACACTAAATATACAAGTTAAGGAGTTACAAAgagaaaatgatgaaattatgaaaattgtgttaccaaataaaaagaatgtcAGAAATAATAGAAGTTTTGACGTTTCAAATacgaatttttttaaagatattttcaataaaattttgaGCAAATCTAATGAAACGACAAACAATGAGAAGGAAAGGAACTATTCTGATGTTCCGGAGGAGAAGGAAAAGTAG